Sequence from the Cellulomonas fimi ATCC 484 genome:
CGGCGAGGCCGCCGAACGCGGCCGCGGCAGGCAGGGTCACGAGCCACGCGACGAGCATCCGGCCCGCGACGGCCCAGCGGACCTTCTCCCGGCGGCCGACGCCCGAGCCGAGGATCGAGCCCGTCGCGACCTGCGTGGTGGACAGCGGGAAGCCGAACGCGCTGGACACGAGGATCACCGACGCGGACGAGGTGTCGGACGCCATGCCCTGCGGCACCTGGATGTCCGTGAGGCCCTTGCCGAGCGTGCGGATGACGCGCCACCCGCCGAGCGCGGTCCCGGCGGCCATGGCCAGCGCGCACGAGACGACGACCCACAGGGGAACGTCGGACCCGGCCGGCACGGCGCCGCCCGCGACGAGCGCGAGCAGGATGATGCCCATGCTCTTCTGCGCGTCGTTCGTGCCGTGCGCGAGGGACACCATCGACGCGGACGCCATCTGGCCCCACCGCAGGCGGCGGTCGCGCTGGTCCTCGGGGACGCGGCGCGTGATCCGGTAGACGAGGGCGGTCGACAGGGCCGCGACGGTGCCCGCGATCAGCGGCGCGAGCAGCGCGGGCAGGACGACCTTCTGGACGAGTCCGGCCCACACGACGCCGCCCGTCCCGACCGCGGCGAGCGTCGCGCCCACCAGGGCGCCGACGAGCGCGTGCGACGACGACGACGGCAGGCCGAGGTACCAGGTCACGACGTTCCACACGATCGCCCCGGCGAGCGCGCCGACGACGAGCGGGAGCGTGACGACGCCCTGGTCGACGATGCCCTTCGCGATGGTCGCGGCGACCGCCAGGGAGAGGAAGGCGCCGACCATGTTGAGGGCCGCCGACAGGAGCACGGCCTGCCGGGGCTTGAGCGCCCCGGTCGCGATCGACGCGGCCATGGCGTTGCCCGTGTCGTGGAAGCCGTTGGTGAAGTCGAACGCGAGTGCTGCCGCGACGACGAGCGCGAGGATGAGGGTCCCGTCCACGTCCTAGAGAGTGCCTGGTGCGCAGGGGTGCTCGAGGCCGAAAAGGTCCCAGTTCACCGAGTGTTCATCTGCGGATCGGGACTGTTCACGGGAAACGGTGGCGGCTGTGGTGGACGTCACCACCGCATCCGCCACCGCCGTCCCCCGCGAGGGCGTCGTCAGGCCGCTGAGCGGGCCGGTGAGCAGGCCGCTGAGCAGGCTGTGGAGCAGGCCAGTCAGCGGGCCGGTCAGCGGGCGACGACGAACCCCACCGACGAGTCGCCCCAGCCGTCCGGCGCGGCCAGGTCCTGCGCGTGCGCCTCGTCGAGCCACCCGAAGGTCACGACGTCGCCGGTCGCCACGTCGGTGCGCACGTCCCGCACGGGACCGGGCGTCTCCCCCAGGC
This genomic interval carries:
- a CDS encoding inorganic phosphate transporter — translated: MDGTLILALVVAAALAFDFTNGFHDTGNAMAASIATGALKPRQAVLLSAALNMVGAFLSLAVAATIAKGIVDQGVVTLPLVVGALAGAIVWNVVTWYLGLPSSSSHALVGALVGATLAAVGTGGVVWAGLVQKVVLPALLAPLIAGTVAALSTALVYRITRRVPEDQRDRRLRWGQMASASMVSLAHGTNDAQKSMGIILLALVAGGAVPAGSDVPLWVVVSCALAMAAGTALGGWRVIRTLGKGLTDIQVPQGMASDTSSASVILVSSAFGFPLSTTQVATGSILGSGVGRREKVRWAVAGRMLVAWLVTLPAAAAFGGLAVGLERVVGGDAGIPAVLGVVAAVCAVIWWRSRRAAVDAGNVTAEWEDTADGPARPAEPVAAGTAPADDALVARPAPVPTPVGV